One genomic segment of Kiritimatiella glycovorans includes these proteins:
- a CDS encoding type II toxin-antitoxin system PemK/MazF family toxin, which produces MVVSQGDVCWAELDEPTGSGPGFSRPVLVVQCDAINRSRIGTVVCVPLTSDTKWASAPGNVLLKSSATGLPKDSVAKVSLIVALDRSQIAERVGKLAPRHVTAVINGIDVILGR; this is translated from the coding sequence ATGGTAGTCAGCCAAGGCGATGTGTGCTGGGCAGAACTGGACGAGCCAACGGGCTCAGGCCCGGGTTTCAGCCGCCCGGTCTTGGTGGTCCAATGCGATGCCATCAATCGAAGCCGAATCGGCACGGTTGTCTGCGTCCCCCTCACAAGCGACACCAAATGGGCCTCAGCTCCCGGCAATGTGTTGCTGAAGTCGTCGGCGACGGGGCTCCCGAAGGACTCCGTTGCGAAGGTCTCCTTGATCGTTGCCTTAGACCGCAGCCAAATCGCAGAGCGAGTTGGGAAACTGGCGCCCCGGCATGTGACTGCCGTCATCAACGGAATTGACGTCATTCTCGGGCGATGA
- the crcB gene encoding fluoride efflux transporter CrcB, with translation MIFLRNILLVGCGGFAGAVLRYLAAVWVQQWAQGTRFPVGTLAVNVTGCLVIGLLGGWADHIEAFRAETRLVVFIGVLGGFTTFSSFGYETMVLLRDGFAVAALANAGLQLSLGMLAVWAGYTAASLL, from the coding sequence ATGATTTTTCTACGGAACATATTGCTGGTCGGATGCGGCGGGTTTGCGGGGGCGGTGTTGCGTTACCTGGCTGCGGTGTGGGTGCAGCAGTGGGCGCAGGGCACCCGTTTCCCGGTCGGGACGCTGGCGGTGAACGTGACCGGCTGCCTGGTCATCGGACTGCTCGGCGGCTGGGCGGACCACATCGAGGCCTTCCGGGCGGAGACGCGCCTGGTAGTATTCATCGGCGTGCTCGGTGGATTCACCACGTTTTCATCGTTCGGTTACGAGACTATGGTCCTTCTGCGCGACGGATTCGCCGTCGCGGCCCTCGCCAACGCAGGGCTGCAGTTGTCGCTGGGGATGCTGGCGGTATGGGCGGGCTACACCGCCGCAAGCCTGCTGTGA
- a CDS encoding CvpA family protein, giving the protein MKPWIFDAAAVLILLIFIVRGLRLGGLAALLRFGAPVAGIAAALCFAGPVAAAIHDRAGFAAWWVPVVTSLALFMVVLVVFGAASNSLRPQSGAKKRGRGSSIRFLNRLLGAAAGLVVGALFVVAVFWMTDAFRGALQAGEWPAFHRSRARAWSSEGVRRGVYAAVRPRVGRERMAVGVAGLLSEPGRTCETWRRLWRDEDVQRLIQSERFARDLFSGRSARIATNPELHALLRNEEAVADLEALGILPGRMASPLHRQALAAALAQRGEALRSELDSKGYESFRMRWARWLDGEIGFTKIAVDPRFWKLTRIFFNGG; this is encoded by the coding sequence GTGAAGCCATGGATTTTCGACGCGGCGGCGGTCCTGATCCTGCTGATCTTTATCGTCCGGGGGTTGAGGCTGGGCGGTCTCGCGGCGCTGCTGCGGTTCGGCGCCCCGGTCGCCGGGATCGCCGCCGCGCTCTGTTTCGCGGGCCCCGTTGCGGCGGCGATCCACGACCGGGCGGGCTTTGCGGCGTGGTGGGTCCCGGTCGTGACGAGCCTGGCCCTGTTCATGGTGGTTCTCGTGGTGTTCGGGGCGGCCTCGAACAGCCTGCGGCCTCAGAGCGGGGCGAAGAAGCGGGGCCGCGGATCGTCGATCCGTTTCCTGAACCGGCTCCTGGGCGCGGCGGCGGGACTGGTCGTCGGAGCCCTGTTCGTGGTCGCCGTGTTCTGGATGACGGATGCCTTTCGCGGCGCGCTTCAGGCGGGCGAGTGGCCCGCGTTCCACCGCTCGCGCGCGCGGGCCTGGTCGAGCGAGGGAGTGCGGCGTGGCGTCTACGCGGCGGTCCGGCCGCGCGTCGGACGCGAGCGTATGGCGGTCGGGGTCGCGGGACTCCTGTCCGAACCGGGCCGCACCTGCGAGACCTGGCGTCGACTCTGGCGCGACGAAGACGTGCAGCGGCTGATCCAGAGCGAGCGCTTTGCGCGCGATCTTTTCTCCGGGCGTTCGGCCCGTATCGCCACGAATCCCGAGCTGCATGCCCTGCTCCGCAACGAAGAGGCCGTAGCCGACCTGGAGGCGCTCGGAATCCTGCCCGGGCGGATGGCCTCCCCGCTGCACAGGCAGGCGCTGGCCGCTGCGCTCGCGCAGCGAGGCGAGGCGTTGCGGAGCGAGCTGGATTCGAAGGGATACGAGTCGTTCCGTATGAGATGGGCGCGGTGGCTCGACGGGGAGATCGGCTTTACGAAAATCGCGGTCGATCCCCGCTTCTGGAAACTCACGCGCATCTTTTTTAACGGAGGATAA
- a CDS encoding THUMP domain-containing class I SAM-dependent RNA methyltransferase yields the protein MFLYQQTQRFFVQIAGGFDEVARGELTELGAREIKPAYRGMHVASDLTTLYRMNYEARTVVRVLAPLAGFDCHSDRYLYRRVRGLEWSALMDPDRSFAVQAITADTPGLKNSNYAALKVKDALCDYFRDETGRRPRVDVRNPDVGIHLFVKNNHATISLDTSGGSLHKRGYRIARVQAPMAETLAAAAIRLSGWDGEQPLVDLMCGSGTLLCEAAMHCSRIPAGFLRKRWGFESLPDFDPRAWKNVKAHADGAMRPLPPGLIRGSDLDPKAVSAARENFDRLPGCRNRASWEVRDFRSIERIRDSLIVINPPYGVRLGEREDAEQRMKELGDFLKQRCTGCTALIYAGDRRLLRKIGLKPEWRQDLNNGGLEGVLGRYELY from the coding sequence ATGTTCCTGTATCAGCAGACGCAGCGTTTTTTTGTGCAGATCGCCGGAGGGTTCGACGAAGTCGCGCGCGGCGAACTGACCGAACTCGGCGCGCGCGAGATCAAACCGGCCTACCGCGGCATGCATGTGGCGTCGGACCTGACCACCCTCTATCGCATGAACTACGAGGCCCGGACGGTCGTCCGCGTGCTCGCGCCCCTGGCGGGCTTCGACTGTCACAGCGACCGCTACCTCTACCGCAGGGTCAGAGGCCTCGAGTGGAGCGCGCTGATGGATCCCGACCGGTCGTTCGCCGTGCAGGCGATCACCGCGGACACCCCCGGCCTGAAGAACTCGAACTACGCCGCGCTCAAGGTCAAGGACGCCCTGTGCGATTATTTCCGCGATGAAACCGGCCGCCGCCCCCGGGTGGATGTCCGCAACCCCGACGTGGGCATCCACCTCTTCGTGAAGAATAACCACGCCACGATCAGTCTCGACACCTCCGGCGGATCCCTGCACAAGCGCGGATACCGGATCGCCCGCGTACAGGCCCCGATGGCCGAAACACTCGCGGCGGCGGCGATCCGCCTGTCCGGGTGGGACGGCGAACAACCGCTGGTCGATCTCATGTGCGGTTCGGGTACGCTCCTCTGTGAAGCGGCCATGCACTGCAGCCGGATTCCGGCCGGTTTCCTCCGTAAACGATGGGGATTCGAGTCGCTGCCCGACTTCGACCCGCGCGCATGGAAAAATGTGAAGGCCCATGCGGACGGCGCCATGCGTCCGCTCCCGCCCGGTCTGATCCGCGGCTCGGACCTCGATCCGAAAGCCGTGTCGGCCGCCCGCGAGAATTTCGATCGCCTGCCCGGATGCCGCAACCGGGCGAGCTGGGAGGTGCGCGACTTCCGGTCGATCGAGCGGATCCGGGACAGCCTGATCGTGATCAACCCCCCCTACGGCGTCCGCCTCGGCGAACGCGAGGATGCCGAGCAGCGCATGAAGGAACTGGGCGATTTCCTCAAGCAGCGCTGCACGGGCTGTACGGCCCTGATATACGCCGGGGACCGCCGGCTGCTCAGGAAGATCGGCCTCAAACCGGAGTGGAGACAGGATTTGAATAACGGCGGACTGGAAGGCGTGCTCGGCCGGTACGAGCTGTATTAA
- a CDS encoding right-handed parallel beta-helix repeat-containing protein — protein MMIHTALFRLSAPVFVLLAAGAAARTLHVDPAGGAYRTPAAAAAEASAGDVIELAPGVYGSGAQTAEDGIRSRVRIPAGVTLRSREGAEVTVIDGAREVRGVRMMSGSRLIGITVRNGTASAGPEAPVTARSGGGVYAAEDARILDCVIVSNAAGMYGGGIYGGGIERTILRDNHARRGGGAAYAELINSVLYANRAEHFGGGAYRCDGVHCTVAGNIAEFGAGGVFEGTWENSIVMYNRGAHGSRNSLWAAFVYSCSDPLPRGKGNIDEAPGFLDPAQRDYRLIYPSPCIDRGAFRDRVMEDCNGTPRPLDGNNDGVADHDMGAYEYLHPSADTDNDGVRDRVEWGAEQ, from the coding sequence ATGATGATACACACGGCATTATTCCGGCTTTCCGCCCCGGTTTTTGTCCTCCTCGCCGCAGGTGCGGCGGCGAGGACGCTTCATGTCGACCCCGCCGGCGGCGCGTACCGCACACCGGCCGCGGCGGCGGCGGAAGCGTCGGCGGGCGATGTGATCGAACTCGCGCCCGGCGTCTACGGGAGCGGGGCCCAGACGGCGGAGGACGGGATTCGCTCCCGCGTCCGGATCCCCGCCGGCGTCACGCTGCGGTCACGGGAGGGCGCGGAGGTCACGGTGATCGACGGAGCGCGGGAGGTTCGGGGCGTCCGGATGATGAGCGGTTCAAGGCTCATCGGAATCACCGTCAGGAACGGCACCGCGTCCGCCGGCCCCGAGGCCCCGGTCACGGCCCGAAGCGGCGGCGGCGTCTACGCCGCGGAGGACGCGCGCATCCTCGACTGCGTGATCGTCTCGAATGCGGCGGGCATGTACGGCGGCGGCATCTACGGCGGCGGAATCGAGCGCACGATCCTGAGAGACAATCACGCCAGACGCGGCGGCGGCGCGGCCTATGCCGAACTCATAAACTCGGTGCTGTACGCGAACAGGGCGGAGCACTTCGGCGGCGGCGCGTATCGCTGCGACGGCGTGCACTGCACGGTGGCCGGAAACATCGCGGAGTTCGGCGCGGGCGGGGTGTTCGAGGGCACCTGGGAGAATTCGATTGTGATGTACAATCGGGGAGCGCACGGGTCGCGCAACAGCCTCTGGGCGGCGTTCGTCTATTCCTGCAGCGATCCGCTTCCGCGCGGAAAGGGCAACATCGATGAAGCGCCCGGATTCCTCGACCCCGCGCAGCGCGATTACCGGCTCATCTACCCCTCGCCCTGTATAGACCGCGGGGCCTTCCGGGATCGGGTCATGGAAGATTGTAACGGTACCCCGCGCCCTCTGGACGGCAATAACGACGGGGTTGCCGATCACGATATGGGGGCGTATGAATATCTGCACCCCAGCGCGGATACGGATAACGACGGCGTTCGCGACCGGGTGGAATGGGGGGCGGAACAGTGA
- a CDS encoding UbiA family prenyltransferase — protein MAAEREQGAFIPPLYVDLDGTLIRSDVFLEAGLQFLSRRPSGIAELGRRARAGRPGLKRWLAEVAELDVDALPWQTEFIAWLRAEKKRGRRLVLATAADGRIAHAVADHLGCFDAVLASDGEVNLKGAAKRDRILEHCGGGPFAYAGDSNADRPVWKAAAERIAVRPSPGLGRWLRRHSARVFAEETVPRPSRSWPRALRVFQWMKNLLVFAPMILAHRLGDPALYLAGITAFISFSLLASSVYVMNDLADLEADRRHPRKRRRPFASGALNPGWGLLAAPLLLLGALLTALALPPAFAGWAGLYVVLNLAYSWGFKRIFLLDVLTLAVFYTLRFAAGSAATGVPCSLWFVAFSLAGFMSLAFVKRYAELREVKEANTHDRVKGRGYRVRDLGLLLGCGVAMGAAAVGVFCAYLASAQVSTLYARPFVLWGVAALMVGWLGRIWLLAKRGVLRDDPVEFALTDRVTWVLAALAAALVLIAA, from the coding sequence GTGGCGGCGGAGCGTGAGCAAGGGGCGTTCATCCCGCCCCTGTATGTCGATCTCGACGGGACCCTGATCCGGAGCGACGTCTTTCTCGAGGCCGGGCTCCAGTTTCTCAGCCGACGTCCGTCCGGAATCGCGGAACTGGGGCGCCGTGCCCGTGCGGGCCGCCCCGGTTTGAAGCGCTGGCTCGCGGAGGTGGCCGAGCTCGATGTGGACGCGCTTCCCTGGCAGACAGAGTTCATCGCGTGGCTGCGGGCGGAAAAGAAGCGCGGGCGGCGCCTGGTGCTCGCCACGGCCGCCGACGGGCGGATCGCGCACGCGGTGGCGGATCATCTCGGTTGTTTCGACGCTGTGTTGGCCAGCGACGGCGAGGTCAACCTCAAGGGCGCGGCCAAGCGCGACCGCATTCTCGAGCACTGCGGCGGCGGTCCTTTTGCGTACGCCGGCGACAGCAATGCGGACCGTCCGGTATGGAAGGCGGCGGCGGAACGGATCGCGGTCCGGCCGTCCCCGGGACTGGGCCGCTGGCTGCGGCGGCACAGTGCGCGCGTCTTTGCCGAGGAGACGGTCCCGCGTCCGAGTCGTTCCTGGCCGAGGGCACTGCGCGTCTTCCAGTGGATGAAGAACCTCCTCGTTTTCGCGCCGATGATCCTCGCGCACCGGCTGGGCGATCCCGCGCTTTACCTCGCCGGCATTACGGCCTTCATCTCGTTCAGCCTGCTGGCCTCGTCCGTCTACGTCATGAACGACCTGGCCGACCTGGAAGCCGACCGCCGACATCCCCGCAAGCGCCGCCGGCCATTCGCCTCCGGGGCGCTCAATCCGGGCTGGGGGCTGCTCGCCGCGCCGCTCCTGCTTCTGGGGGCGCTGCTGACCGCCCTCGCGCTGCCGCCCGCCTTCGCGGGATGGGCGGGGCTCTACGTCGTGCTCAACCTCGCCTACTCTTGGGGGTTCAAGCGCATCTTTCTGCTCGATGTCCTTACCCTGGCGGTCTTCTATACGCTGCGGTTCGCCGCGGGGAGCGCGGCCACCGGGGTGCCCTGTTCGCTGTGGTTCGTCGCCTTTTCACTGGCGGGATTCATGAGCCTCGCGTTTGTCAAACGCTACGCCGAACTGCGCGAGGTGAAGGAGGCGAACACGCACGACCGGGTGAAGGGCCGGGGGTACCGCGTCCGCGATCTGGGTCTGCTGCTGGGGTGCGGGGTGGCGATGGGTGCGGCCGCGGTCGGCGTGTTCTGCGCCTACCTGGCCAGTGCCCAGGTTTCGACGCTGTACGCGCGGCCCTTTGTGCTCTGGGGCGTGGCGGCCCTGATGGTGGGCTGGCTGGGCCGCATCTGGCTGCTGGCGAAACGCGGCGTGCTGCGCGACGACCCCGTGGAGTTCGCCCTGACCGATCGCGTAACCTGGGTCCTCGCCGCCCTCGCCGCCGCGCTCGTGCTGATCGCGGCCTAG